A single window of Flavobacterium sp. 140616W15 DNA harbors:
- a CDS encoding sulfotransferase family protein, translating to MENSDHPLLNWIPNKLVETDGNIYFEWIYLGDKRYVDPFFDETLMKCKVHYNNSTRYKVVSSVENLIDWSTELVSVELKSLLFHVSRCGSTMMCQSLAVSPQNIVVSEAPIIDQIIRSDLFDLDKKRILIKSVIALLGQKRFVEEKNLIVKLDSWHTFQIDELRAIFPELPFALLYRNPSEVLKSHAKLKGMHMVPNLLPATVFGISDEEIQTISFQQYGAVVLEKYFQSYLDFYGTDKNVVMYNYEEGMKSILERFLSFIDADYFVEEVDQMCERLTRHSKKGDVTFKGDSFTDDVLVIDLTKGNSLYEKLNSSIAKSLVTNIT from the coding sequence AGATAAAAGGTATGTAGATCCTTTTTTTGATGAAACTCTTATGAAATGTAAAGTTCATTATAATAATTCAACAAGATACAAAGTAGTGAGTAGCGTAGAAAATCTTATTGACTGGTCTACAGAATTGGTTTCTGTAGAGTTAAAGTCATTATTGTTTCATGTGTCTCGCTGTGGTTCTACAATGATGTGTCAGTCTTTGGCTGTTTCTCCTCAAAATATTGTGGTTTCTGAAGCTCCAATTATCGATCAAATTATAAGAAGTGATCTTTTTGATCTGGATAAAAAAAGGATTCTTATTAAATCAGTAATAGCATTATTGGGACAGAAGAGATTTGTTGAAGAAAAGAATTTAATTGTAAAATTGGATTCTTGGCATACATTTCAAATTGATGAATTGAGAGCGATTTTTCCTGAATTGCCTTTTGCACTGCTTTATAGAAACCCAAGTGAAGTATTGAAATCTCATGCAAAATTAAAAGGAATGCATATGGTTCCCAATTTGTTGCCTGCTACTGTTTTCGGAATTAGTGATGAGGAAATTCAAACAATTAGTTTTCAGCAATATGGAGCTGTAGTTTTAGAAAAGTATTTTCAATCTTATCTTGATTTTTACGGTACAGACAAAAATGTTGTAATGTATAACTATGAAGAGGGAATGAAATCTATTTTGGAGCGTTTTTTATCTTTTATCGATGCCGATTATTTTGTAGAAGAAGTAGATCAAATGTGTGAACGTTTAACAAGACATTCTAAAAAAGGAGATGTTACTTTTAAGGGAGATTCTTTTACAGATGATGTTTTGGTAATAGATTTGACTAAGGGGAATAGTCTTTATGAGAAATTAAATAGTAGCATAGCTAAATCTTTGGTTACCAATATAACTTAG